The nucleotide sequence CGTCCGCCTCGCCGGCGGTGACGTCCGCAAGGCGCTCACCGCGCTGGAGGCGGCGGCGGCCACCGCGACCGCCCGCGGCGCCGACCGGATCGACCTCGCCGTGGCCGAGCAGGCCGTCGACGTGGCGGCCGTCCGCTACGACCGCGACGGCGACGCCCACTACGACGTGACCAGCGCGTTCATCAAGAGCATGCGCGGCTCGGACGTGGACGCCGCGCTGCACTGGCTGGCCCGGATGCTGGTGGCCGGTGAGGACGCCCGGTTCATCGCCCGGCGCATGGTGATCTTCGCGAGCGAGGACGTCGGCATGGCCGACCCCACCGCGCTGACCGTCGCCACCGCCGCCGCGCACGCCGTGGAATACGTCGGCCTGCCCGAGGCCCAGCTCAACCTGGCCCAGGCGGTCATCCACCTGGCCACCGCCCCGAAGTCCAACTCGGCCACCACCGCCATCGGCGCGGCCATCGCCGACGTGCGCGCCGGCCGCGGCGGTGTGGTGCCACGCGGGCTGCGCGACTCCCACTACGCCGGCGCCCGGGGCCTCGGGCACGGCACCGGTTACCGCTACCCTCACGACGACCAGCGCGGGGTGGTCACCCAGCAGTACGTCCCGGACGACCTCGTCGGGACCGACTACTACCAACCCAGCGGGCACGGCGCGGAGCGGGCGGTGGCCACCCGGCTCCCGTTGCTGCGCCGGATCGTGCGCGGGCTGCCCGCGCCACCGGCACGGGTCGAGGCCGCGGTGAGCGGCGCCCGCCCGGCGGACGCCGCGCGGGCCGACGGCGCGAACGAGGGCGGCGGCGACGCCGTCGGGGAGGGTCAGCAGTGATGGCGCGTGGTCCGGAGCGGCCGGCGGACGGCCCCGACGAGCGGCGGGACCCGCGTGCCAAGGGCCGTCGGTGGGGCCGGGGCAGGGCCGACGCCGAGCCGGCCGAGGCGACCGGGGGCGAGGAGTTCGGCTGGATCGACGACCTGCGGACGGCCAAGCAGCAGCGCAGCGACCTCGGCCCGGACGGGGAGGCGCCCGGCGCCGTACCGCCCGCCCGGGGCGGACTGCCGCCCGCCGCTCCGGGGCCGCGCCCCGGTCCGTCCGCGCCGCAACCGCCCGGGGCCGCCCACCCGTCCGCGCCGCAACCGCCCGCGGCTGCCCGCCCGGCTGCGCCGCAACCGCCCGCGGCTGCCCGCCCGGCTGCGCCGCAACCGCCCACGCCCGCCCGCCCGGCTGCGCCGCAACCGCCCGCCGCCGCCCGCCCGGGGGCGGCACCGCAGTCCGGAGCCTCCCGGCCCGGGCCGGAGGCCCCGCCCGCCCGCCGTGGCGCCGAGGCCGGCCCGGCCGGGCCCGCCACGCCGCCGCCGCGCCCCGGCGGCCCCGATCCGGCGGCCCCGCGCCGCCCCGTCGACGGGCCGTGGCCCGGCGCACCCGAACCGCCCCGGCGCCCCGCCGAGCCCACCCGCGGCCCCGGCGAGGCGTCCCGCCCGCCGCGCCGCAACCCGGACGCGCCGACCGGCCAGCAGCCGCCGGCTCCCGGCCGGGCGAGCGGCCCGCCCGGCCCGCGCGTCGCGCCCCCCGCCGGGCCGATGCCCGGCCGGGCCGGCCAGGGCCCCGCAGCCGAACGCGGTTACGGCGGCCCGAACCCCGGTCCCGCCTGGCCCGGCCCGGACGGTGCCCGGAACGCGGTTCCGGCCGCCCCGCCCACCCCGCGCGGCCGGCACGGCGCCGAGGCGCCCACCGGCCCCCGGCCGGGTGGCGTGGACCCCGCGGCGCGCCCCGTCTCCGGTGGCGGCCGGCGAGCTCTGCCCGACGACGTCGACCCGGGCGCCCGCCCCGTCTCCGGCGCCGGTCGCCGGTCGGCCCCCGACGGCGGCGCGCCCGCGCCGGGCCGTCGCGGCGCACCCGGCGTCGACCCCGGCGTCCGGCCCGTCTCCGGCGGCGGCCGGCGAGCGGCGCCCGAGAGTGCTCCGCCCGCCGCCGGCCACCCGGCCGCCACGGGCGCCGGCGACCCCGCGGTACGGCCCGTCTCCGGCGCCGGCGGGCGCGCCACCGTCGAGCCCGGGCGCACCGGCGTGCCCTCGGCGCGCGCCGCCGCGCCCGGTGTCGGCCGCCCCGCCGACCCGGTGACCGGCGGACCCCAGCCCGGTGACCCGCAGCCGCGCCGGGGCCGCGCCCCGCAACGCCCCGATCCGTCCACCGTCGGCGGGCCTGTCGTCGACGGTGCCGTCGGTCGGCCCGGTGGCCGACGTCGCGCCGGGGACGCGGACCAGCCGGTGGTGCCGCGCAGCGGGAACGCCCCGCCGCTGCCCGGTGCCGGTCCCGACATCGACCGCCGAGCGGACGGCCCCACCCCGATCCCGCGCCGCGCCGCCGCCGCGCCCGCCCCCCGGCCCGGCGCCGACGTCCCGCCCGCGGGCCGCCGCGCGGGTACCGTCCCGCCCTCCACGCCGGGCCACCACGCGGCTCCCGACGCCCCGGCGGTCCCACCCGGGCGCCGGGCCGCGCCCGACGACACCGCGTCGCCGGCCACCGGGCGCGGCGGGCCGGACGCCGTCGCCGCCCCGCGAGGCCGCCGTGCCGCTCCCGACGAGACGGCCATGCCGTCCGGCCGGCGGGCTGCCGCCGGCGACGCCACGGCGCCGGGCCGCCGGAGTGCCCCCGACGGCACGACGCCGACGCCCGGCCGCCGG is from Micromonospora terminaliae and encodes:
- a CDS encoding replication-associated recombination protein A, producing the protein MESDALFTLGEPAGAPSAPAGSGGVDGFTAAAADSPLPVRMRPATIDELVGQDHLLAPGAPLRQLVESAAPMSVILWGPPGSGKTTIAHLVARATDRRFVAMSALTAGVKDVRAVIETARRQRRAGGPPTVLFIDEVHRFSKTQQDSLLAAVEDRTVTLLAATTENPYFSVISPLLSRCVLLTLQPLDDDAVRGLLRRAVADERGLGGALTLATDAEDHLVRLAGGDVRKALTALEAAAATATARGADRIDLAVAEQAVDVAAVRYDRDGDAHYDVTSAFIKSMRGSDVDAALHWLARMLVAGEDARFIARRMVIFASEDVGMADPTALTVATAAAHAVEYVGLPEAQLNLAQAVIHLATAPKSNSATTAIGAAIADVRAGRGGVVPRGLRDSHYAGARGLGHGTGYRYPHDDQRGVVTQQYVPDDLVGTDYYQPSGHGAERAVATRLPLLRRIVRGLPAPPARVEAAVSGARPADAARADGANEGGGDAVGEGQQ